One stretch of Arthrobacter polaris DNA includes these proteins:
- a CDS encoding VOC family protein, which translates to MSISLQYTNITVNNPDESIEFYRDALGLEVSNDVSSGDFRWVTMGSKTQPGLGIVLSEPYAGRSQEDGDAMAKLLAKGMLPMLVFSASDLDAIFEQALAAGAEVLQEPVVQPXGPRDCAFRDPSGNTVRVNQA; encoded by the coding sequence ATGAGCATCTCATTGCAGTACACCAACATCACCGTCAACAACCCCGATGAATCCATCGAGTTTTACCGCGACGCACTGGGCCTTGAGGTCAGCAATGACGTCAGCTCCGGCGATTTCCGCTGGGTAACCATGGGCAGCAAGACCCAACCGGGTCTGGGCATTGTCCTGTCAGAACCGTATGCTGGCCGCTCACAGGAAGATGGCGATGCCATGGCCAAACTCCTAGCCAAAGGCATGCTTCCCATGCTGGTTTTCAGCGCCAGCGACCTAGATGCCATCTTTGAGCAGGCTCTTGCTGCTGGGGCCGAGGTCCTTCAGGAGCCGGTTGTTCAGCCATGNGGGCCACGTGATTGCGCTTTCCGGGATCCCTCAGGCAACACGGTCCGCGTCAACCAGGCCTAA
- a CDS encoding bifunctional proline dehydrogenase/L-glutamate gamma-semialdehyde dehydrogenase, with translation MTRSVSAVTSANIPVPSDVLAQESIALVRHWLNEAAKFPADVSAQRLAGVLKDPNGLDFTVGFVDGVIRPEDLSVAARNLATLAPQVPAFLPWYMRGAVRLGGVMAPVLPQIVIPMARKVLREMVGHLIVDATDAKLGPAITKIRKGGVDLNINLLGEAVLGENEANRRLEGTLKLLARDDVDYVSIKESSTVAXHSPWAFDDAVDHVVEKLTPLYTLANSFPKAKFINLDMEEYKDLGMTIAVFKRLLDKPEFKNLEAGIVLQAYLPDTLAAMIDLXTWAAARRADGGAAVKVRIVKGANLPMEQVQASVFGWPLATWGTKQDSDTNYKRIVNYALTXEHINNVHIGVAGHNLFDVAHAWLLAKQRGIDTATGTLEFEMLLGMATGQAEAVRKDVGSLLLYTPVVHXGEFDVAIAYLIRRLEEGASQENFMSAVFELSENEALFQREXLRFLASLQDLDDTVPGTNRVQDRNQPAPIGIDSFANTXDTDPALAANRAWGQDILARIPGSVLGHDIVAATTLTELSELNAIVATAVEHGKAWGALSGAERATILHRAGDVLESRRAELMEVMAAETGKTLDQGDPEVSEAIDFAHFYAERAKDLDTLDGATFVPAKLTVVTPPWNFPVAIPAGSTLSALAAGSAVVIKPARQAQRSGSVMVQALWDAGVPREVLALVQLEERDLGQALVSHPAVDRLILTGGYETAELFRRFRTDLPLLAETSGKNAIIVTPSADLDLAAKDVVQSAFGHAGQKCSAASLVIMVGSVAQSPRFRNQLMDAASSLSVGYPETATSQMGPIIEPAAGKLRKALTTLDAGEAWAIEPRQLDATGRLWSPGVRTGVRAGSEFHLTEYFGPVLGVMTAETLEEAIAMVNRIEYGLTSGLHSLDSAEIGLWLDTVQAGNLYVNRGITGAIVQRQPFGGWKKSAVGAGTKAGGXNYLVGLGSWTPAESTATAPLXDAARKMIQAAASYSADEQAFLTRALHSDAGAWASEFGVAKDVSALLAERNVFRYLPLNPLVRLAEGEAVIQLLRVLAAGIVARATPAVSSWTALPSGVQALLISLRINVTVESDQQWLATARRFGAGRIRLIGGDAASLYEATSGRPDLAIYHGQVTEAGRVEMLPFLHEQAISITAHRFGTPNHLSDGLI, from the coding sequence ATGACACGTTCGGTCTCCGCGGTCACCTCCGCAAACATTCCAGTCCCCAGCGATGTTCTTGCCCAGGAGAGCATTGCCCTAGTGCGACACTGGCTGAACGAGGCTGCGAAATTCCCAGCCGACGTCTCAGCGCAACGCCTGGCAGGTGTTTTAAAGGACCCCAACGGCCTTGATTTCACCGTGGGATTTGTTGACGGCGTGATCCGCCCTGAGGACCTTTCTGTGGCGGCCCGCAACCTAGCTACCCTGGCTCCCCAGGTGCCTGCGTTCCTGCCGTGGTACATGCGCGGTGCCGTGCGTCTGGGCGGTGTCATGGCCCCGGTCCTGCCGCAGATCGTCATCCCCATGGCACGCAAGGTACTGCGCGAAATGGTGGGCCACCTCATCGTCGACGCTACCGATGCCAAGCTGGGCCCGGCCATCACTAAAATCCGCAAGGGCGGGGTGGATCTGAACATCAACCTGCTCGGCGAGGCAGTGCTGGGTGAGAACGAAGCCAACCGCCGCCTCGAGGGAACCCTGAAGCTGCTGGCGCGGGACGACGTCGACTACGTCTCCATCAAGGAATCCTCCACCGTAGCCNCCCACTCCCCGTGGGCCTTCGACGACGCCGTCGACCACGTCGTGGAGAAGCTGACCCCGTTGTACACGCTGGCCAACTCCTTCCCCAAAGCCAAGTTCATCAACCTGGACATGGAGGAGTACAAGGACCTCGGCATGACCATCGCGGTGTTCAAGCGTCTCTTGGACAAGCCGGAATTCAAGAACCTCGAAGCTGGCATCGTGCTCCAGGCATACCTGCCTGACACACTCGCAGCCATGATCGACCTCNAAACGTGGGCCGCGGCACGCCGGGCTGACGGCGGTGCCGCGGTCAAGGTCCGCATCGTCAAGGGCGCCAACCTGCCCATGGAACAGGTCCAAGCCTCCGTCTTCGGCTGGCCACTGGCCACGTGGGGCACCAAACAGGATTCAGATACCAACTACAAGCGCATTGTGAACTACGCGCTGACCNCCGAACACATCAACAACGTGCACATCGGCGTTGCCGGGCACAACCTCTTCGACGTGGCCCACGCATGGCTACTGGCCAAGCAGCGCGGCATCGACACCGCCACCGGGACGCTGGAGTTTGAGATGCTGCTGGGCATGGCCACCGGTCAGGCCGAAGCCGTACGCAAGGATGTTGGTTCGCTGCTGTTGTATACCCCGGTGGTCCACNCCGGTGAGTTCGACGTTGCCATCGCTTACCTGATCCGCCGCTTGGAAGAAGGAGCCAGCCAGGAGAACTTCATGTCTGCTGTGTTTGAACTCTCCGAAAATGAGGCCCTGTTCCAGCGCGAANAACTACGCTTCCTGGCCTCACTCCAGGACCTGGATGACACCGTTCCAGGCACCAACCGGGTGCAGGACCGCAACCAGCCCGCCCCGATCGGCATAGACAGCTTTGCCAACACCNCTGACACAGACCCCGCGCTAGCCGCCAACCGCGCTTGGGGCCAGGACATCCTGGCCCGCATCCCCGGCTCCGTTTTGGGTCATGACATTGTTGCAGCCACAACGCTGACCGAACTGAGCGAGCTCAATGCGATCGTGGCTACTGCCGTTGAACATGGCAAGGCGTGGGGCGCCCTCAGTGGCGCCGAACGCGCCACCATCTTGCACCGCGCTGGCGACGTTTTGGAGTCTCGCCGTGCCGAGCTGATGGAAGTCATGGCCGCCGAAACCGGTAAGACGCTGGACCAAGGTGACCCCGAGGTTAGTGAAGCCATCGATTTTGCGCACTTCTATGCTGAGCGTGCCAAGGACTTGGACACTCTCGACGGCGCAACGTTCGTCCCCGCGAAGCTCACCGTCGTGACTCCGCCGTGGAACTTCCCCGTCGCCATCCCGGCAGGATCCACGCTCTCGGCACTTGCTGCAGGCTCCGCCGTCGTCATCAAACCAGCACGCCAAGCCCAGCGCAGCGGCTCCGTTATGGTCCAGGCGCTGTGGGATGCCGGGGTGCCGCGCGAGGTGTTGGCGCTTGTCCAGTTGGAGGAGCGTGACTTGGGCCAAGCGCTGGTCTCACACCCCGCCGTGGACCGTTTGATCCTGACCGGCGGCTATGAGACGGCTGAACTGTTCCGGCGTTTCCGCACTGACCTGCCGCTGCTGGCTGAAACATCCGGTAAGAACGCCATCATTGTCACGCCCAGTGCCGACCTTGATTTGGCGGCCAAGGACGTTGTCCAGTCCGCCTTCGGCCATGCCGGGCAGAAGTGTTCCGCCGCGTCACTAGTGATTATGGTGGGCTCCGTGGCCCAGTCGCCGCGGTTCCGCAACCAGCTCATGGACGCAGCATCAAGCCTGAGCGTGGGCTACCCGGAAACGGCCACCAGCCAGATGGGGCCCATCATCGAACCCGCCGCCGGCAAGCTGCGCAAGGCGCTGACCACACTGGACGCCGGCGAGGCTTGGGCCATTGAACCCCGCCAGCTTGATGCCACCGGGCGGCTTTGGTCCCCGGGAGTGCGTACAGGTGTTCGCGCTGGCTCCGAGTTCCACCTCACCGAGTACTTTGGCCCTGTGCTGGGTGTCATGACGGCTGAGACCTTGGAAGAGGCCATCGCCATGGTGAACCGGATTGAGTACGGGTTGACCTCCGGTCTGCACTCCCTGGATTCGGCAGAAATCGGTCTGTGGCTGGACACCGTCCAGGCAGGAAACCTGTATGTGAATCGTGGCATCACCGGTGCCATTGTGCAGCGCCAGCCATTTGGTGGTTGGAAGAAGTCGGCCGTCGGTGCAGGCACCAAGGCCGGCGGCTNNAACTATCTGGTGGGCTTGGGTTCGTGGACGCCAGCGGAGTCCACGGCCACTGCACCTCTGNGGGATGCTGCGCGTAAAATGATCCAAGCTGCGGCCAGCTATAGCGCTGACGAGCAGGCGTTCCTCACACGGGCCCTGCACAGCGATGCTGGCGCATGGGCGTCCGAGTTCGGCGTGGCTAAGGACGTCTCCGCCCTGCTTGCCGAGCGCAATGTGTTCCGCTATCTGCCGTTGAACCCGCTGGTTCGCTTGGCCGAAGGTGAGGCTGTGATCCAGCTGCTGCGCGTACTTGCGGCAGGCATCGTGGCCAGGGCCACCCCGGCGGTCTCCTCCTGGACGGCCCTTCCCAGCGGGGTGCAGGCATTGTTGATCAGCCTGCGCATTAACGTCACTGTGGAATCAGACCAGCAATGGCTGGCCACAGCGCGCCGCTTCGGTGCCGGGCGCATTCGCCTCATTGGTGGGGATGCCGCTTCCCTCTACGAGGCCACATCCGGGCGCCCCGACCTGGCTATTTACCATGGGCAGGTTACCGAGGCTGGCCGGGTGGAAATGCTGCCGTTCCTGCATGAACAAGCCATCAGCATTACTGCGCACCGCTTCGGCACACCAAACCACCTCTCGGATGGGCTGATCTAG
- a CDS encoding LysR substrate-binding domain-containing protein, with protein MLDIKRLRLLRELHLRGTLADVAAVMQYSPSAVSQQLTLLEKEVGVPLFRKVGRRVQLTAQAEILVEHTAELLETLERAEADMSASLTTVTGTVKLAVFQSAALALIPDMLTSLAQAYPDVRVEMVQREPETALHETWARDFDLVVAEQYPGHAAPLHSELDRVVLTTDAIRLAVPSDSATGGIRRFRTAPITHIEDTANLPWVMEPHGAASRHWAEQTCRLAGFEPDVRFETADLQAQIKLIESGNAVGLMPDLMWTGRPCPXTLIDLPGLPRRTIFTSVRRASRRRPALLACRELLTQTAQGVADRA; from the coding sequence ATGCTTGACATCAAACGCTTGCGGCTCTTGCGTGAATTACACCTCCGCGGAACCTTGGCGGATGTAGCCGCAGTCATGCAATACAGCCCCTCTGCTGTGTCCCAGCAGCTGACACTTCTGGAGAAGGAAGTNGGGGTTCCGCTNTTTCGCAAAGTTGGCCGGCGCGTGCAGCTCACGGCGCAGGCAGAGATTCTGGTGGAGCACACTGCTGAACTTTTAGAGACCCTAGAACGCGCAGAAGCTGACATGTCTGCTTCACTGACCACTGTGACAGGGACCGTCAAACTTGCGGTGTTCCAATCAGCTGCCCTGGCCTTGATTCCTGACATGCTGACGTCTTTGGCTCAGGCCTACCCGGATGTGCGCGTAGAAATGGTTCAGCGGGAGCCTGAAACTGCGCTGCATGAAACCTGGGCAAGGGACTTCGATCTGGTGGTGGCCGAACAATATCCAGGCCATGCCGCGCCTCTTCATTCCGAACTGGACCGGGTGGTGTTGACCACCGACGCTATTCGCCTAGCCGTNCCCTCTGACAGTGCCACTGGAGGCATTCGCCGGTTTCGCACCGCACCAATCACCCATATTGAGGACACCGCAAACCTGCCGTGGGTCATGGAACCACACGGNGCAGCGTCCCGGCATTGGGCCGAACAGACGTGCCGGTTAGCAGGATTTGAACCCGATGTACGGTTCGAAACGGCGGACCTGCAGGCCCAGATCAAACTCATTGAGTCAGGCAACGCTGTGGGGCTGATGCCAGATTTGATGTGGACAGGACGCCCCTGCCCTNNGACGCTGATTGACTTACCGGGGCTTCCCCGCCGGACAATCTTCACCTCAGTCCGGCGTGCCAGCCGCCGTCGCCCAGCACTNTTGGCTTGCCGGGAACTTCTAACCCAAACCGCGCAAGGCGTCGCTGACCGGGCATGA
- a CDS encoding SLC13 family permease has translation MALAAFPSALFLVGLALLGSGLLTPDSAATLAMRTAPILLFVVAMTVVTELANSAGLFGSVTARLARWGARAGTGEQGHGRIIVLWLIVIAVATLSTAFLSLDTTAVLVTPVVVFLARHARIHPLPFALTTVWLANTASLFLPVSNLTNLLAQHRLGLSPLGFTELLWAPALLGVAVPTAALWLLFRKDLHGRFTAPEIPQAADKRLLAFSGVTVAVLLPALVSGIAVWIPAAIAAAFLLVVFSIRKPGALRWTMLPLQPLLLAMGLFLVVATLHDHGLATVLAGAAGSGNGFVDLLQMAGGGALGANAANNLPAYLALEPLADSPMRLAALLIGVNLGPLVSPWASLATLLWHSRLKAMGVEISWRAYALAGVGLSLVLVPTAVLGLWLSAGAPG, from the coding sequence ATCGCCTTGGCGGCGTTTCCTTCCGCGCTGTTCCTGGTGGGACTGGCGTTACTGGGCTCCGGCCTATTGACGCCGGATTCCGCGGCGACCTTGGCAATGCGCACGGCGCCGATCCTGCTCTTTGTTGTTGCCATGACCGTCGTGACGGAGCTGGCTAACAGTGCCGGACTGTTCGGCTCCGTCACCGCAAGGCTGGCCAGGTGGGGCGCACGGGCAGGCACCGGGGAGCAGGGTCACGGCCGGATCATCGTCCTGTGGCTCATAGTGATTGCTGTAGCCACGCTCAGCACCGCGTTCCTATCTCTAGATACCACTGCCGTGCTCGTCACNCCCGTAGTGGTGTTCTTGGCCCGGCATGCCCGTATCCACCCGTTGCCGTTTGCCTTGACCACTGTGTGGTTGGCTAATACGGCGTCGTTGTTCCTTCCTGTATCAAACCTGACAAACCTGCTGGCCCAACACCGTTTGGGCTTGAGCCCGCTGGGGTTTACGGAACTACTCTGGGCACCGGCACTGCTGGGTGTGGCAGTTCCCACCGCGGCCCTGTGGCTGCTGTTTCGCAAGGATCTGCACGGGAGATTTACGGCCCCAGAAATTCCCCAAGCGGCGGACAAGCGGCTCTTAGCGTTCAGCGGTGTCACGGTCGCAGTGTTATTGCCGGCGCTTGTCTCGGGCATTGCGGTCTGGATCCCGGCAGCCATTGCGGCCGCGTTCTTGCTCGTGGTGTTCAGTATCCGCAAGCCCGGAGCCTTGCGGTGGACCATGCTTCCGCTCCAGCCCTTGCTGCTGGCCATGGGGCTCTTCTTGGTGGTCGCCACTTTGCATGACCACGGGCTGGCCACAGTTTTGGCAGGAGCAGCCGGTTCCGGCAACGGGTTCGTGGACCTGCTCCAAATGGCCGGNGGTGGGGCTCTGGGCGCCAACGCTGCGAACAATCTGCCAGCGTACTTGGCCTTGGAACCGCTGGCGGACTCGCCGATGCGGCTGGCGGCACTACTGATCGGGGTGAATCTGGGCCCACTGGTTTCCCCTTGGGCTTCGCTGGCAACCTTGTTGTGGCACAGCCGGCTCAAGGCCATGGGAGTTGAGATTTCTTGGCGTGCCTACGCCCTGGCCGGTGTGGGTCTGAGCCTCGTTCTGGTTCCTACGGCCGTGCTGGGGTTGTGGCTGTCAGCCGGAGCGCCCGGGTAA
- a CDS encoding helix-turn-helix transcriptional regulator — protein sequence MTAAENAGIHCRLDELLADRGMTLTRLSELVDISIVNLSILKXDRAKAIRFSTLVAICQALECEVGSC from the coding sequence GTGACGGCCGCCGAGAATGCTGGCATCCACTGCCGGCTAGATGAGTTGCTCGCTGACCGCGGTATGACCTTGACCAGGCTCAGTGAACTGGTGGACATCAGTATTGTGAACCTCTCAATCTTGAAANATGACAGGGCCAAGGCCATCCGCTTCTCTACACTTGTGGCCATTTGCCAGGCGTTGGAGTGCGAGGTGGGGAGCTGTTGA
- a CDS encoding DNA-3-methyladenine glycosylase → MSVAATTGPSGTWNTSGPYSLQHSLGIIGRGPGDRTIRLSPGAAWLAFNTQAGPATLGIIQHGSDLRIRTWGPGAQFALDGAPALLGAXDDWSAFDSPXFTTTLPHLVQEARRRHPALRLPATGRMVDALVPAILEXKVTALEARRGYALLIRKFGTAAPGAGHHGEIPADLLVAPTPAQWLAIPSWEWHKAGVGPQRSATVLRALSSASGLERLSKLPAEEAGXKLQSIPGIGAWTAAEVTQRSHGDADQVAVGDYHLAAYVGWALIGKPVDDAGMLELLEPWRGHRQRVVRMLQLSGFRKPSFGPRMTIQDHRWH, encoded by the coding sequence ATGAGCGTCGCAGCAACCACCGGCCCCTCCGGCACNTGGAATACCAGCGGGCCATACTCGTTGCAGCACTCTCTGGGCATCATTGGCCGCGGTCCGGGCGACAGAACAATCCGGCTCTCNCCCGGCGCAGCGTGGCTGGCTTTCAACACCCAGGCTGGCCCGGCAACATTGGGCATCATCCAGCACGGCAGCGACCTGCGCATCCGTACGTGGGGCCCCGGGGCGCAGTTTGCCCTAGACGGAGCCCCGGCGCTGCTGGGGGCGNNCGATGACTGGTCCGCCTTTGACTCCCCGAGNTTTACAACAACCCTNCCCCACCTTGTGCAGGAAGCACGACGGCGGCACCCGGCACTGCGCCTGCCCGCCACCGGGCGCATGGTTGATGCGCTGGTACCTGCCATTTTGGAGCANAAAGTTACCGCGTTGGAGGCCCGGCGAGGCTATGCACTGCTGATACGAAAGTTCGGTACTGCCGCGCCCGGCGCCGGGCACCATGGCGAAATCCCTGCGGACTTGCTGGTGGCACCAACACCGGCACAGTGGTTAGCCATCCCGTCGTGGGAATGGCACAAGGCCGGTGTTGGGCCACAGCGTTCGGCTACTGTGTTGCGGGCGCTGAGTTCGGCGTCGGGCTTGGAGCGTTTGAGCAAACTGCCGGCCGAAGAGGCGGGGAANAAGCTGCAGAGCATCCCTGGAATTGGTGCTTGGACAGCGGCTGAAGTCACCCAACGCAGCCATGGCGACGCCGATCAGGTTGCGGTGGGTGATTACCATTTAGCCGCCTATGTTGGCTGGGCGCTGATTGGGAAACCCGTGGATGACGCCGGGATGCTAGAACTCCTTGAGCCATGGCGTGGACACCGGCAGCGTGTAGTGCGGATGCTTCAGCTGAGCGGTTTCCGTAAGCCATCGTTTGGTCCGCGCATGACCATCCAGGACCACAGATGGCACTAA
- a CDS encoding putative quinol monooxygenase yields the protein MSEIINLQATFIPNEDEFFRVKLALEIAIEQVVEETGCIQYEITEESEEXIVLTEQWASQADLDKHGKGIAVQDLNESLSALLAEPVKLERF from the coding sequence ATGAGCGAGATCATTAACTTACAGGCCACTTTCATCCCCAATGAGGACGAGTTCTTCCGTGTGAAGCTCGCACTCGAGATTGCCATTGAGCAGGTCGTGGAAGAGACGGGCTGCATCCAGTACGAAATCACCGAAGAATCAGAAGAAAGNATTGTTTTGACGGAACAGTGGGCTAGCCAAGCAGATCTTGACAAACACGGTAAGGGCATCGCCGTACAGGACTTGAATGAATCGCTCAGTGCACTGCTGGCCGAGCCCGTAAAGCTCGAACGCTTCTAA
- a CDS encoding co-chaperone YbbN, producing the protein MATVDITTETFGPTIEGNDIVIVDXWASWCQPCVRFAPTYAAASEKHDGIVFAKVDTEAQQQLAAEANITSIPTLMAFREKVLVFAQPGALNGTQLDSVIDAVKALDMTDVHAAVAAKQSEETAAE; encoded by the coding sequence ATGGCTACAGTTGATATCACCACAGAAACTTTTGGTCCCACCATTGAGGGCAACGACATTGTCATCGTTGATNTTTGGGCATCCTGGTGCCAGCCCTGCGTGCGTTTCGCACCCACCTATGCGGCTGCCTCGGAGAAACACGACGGCATTGTGTTCGCCAAGGTGGACACCGAAGCTCAGCAACAGCTCGCCGCCGAAGCGAACATCACCTCCATCCCTACCTTGATGGCGTTTAGGGAAAAGGTGCTTGTCTTCGCTCAGCCCGGTGCACTCAATGGCACACAGCTTGATTCAGTCATTGATGCGGTCAAGGCCCTTGACATGACTGATGTGCACGCAGCAGTGGCAGCCAAGCAGTCTGAAGAAACAGCAGCTGAATAA
- a CDS encoding MFS transporter encodes MLANEXRSMFKQPKAVWAVAFAAIXAFMGIGLVDPILPAIAVNLKATPSEVSLLFTSYFLVTAIAMLITGFVSSRIGGKXTLLIGLSIIVVFATLSGMSNTVDQLVGFRAGWGLGNALFVATSLAVMVGVASGGXATAIILYEAALGLGLSLGPLMGALLGGWQWRAPFFGTATAMAIAFILLVVMLPKTPLPATKTRLRDPLVALGHKGLRITAGSALFYNYGFFTILAFVPFILGFNAYGIGAVFFGWGVAVAVFSVFVAPXVQRWLGPTRALMGSLLGLMVILVGLALSAGHSVTAIVVLTVISXALLGINNTLFTEMAMNVSDSPRPVASAGYNFVRWMGGALAPFMATKIAEYSXAAATFYVAAAMVLVSALVIFGGRAFLSAHEPHKV; translated from the coding sequence ATACTGGCCAATGAANAACGTTCAATGTTCAAGCAGCCCAAGGCCGTCTGGGCGGTAGCCTTCGCAGCTATTNTTGCTTTCATGGGAATTGGCTTGGTGGATCCGATCCTGCCGGCCATCGCAGTGAATCTCAAGGCCACACCCAGCGAGGTCTCCCTCCTGTTTACGAGCTATTTCCTAGTCACAGCGATCGCCATGCTCATCACCGGATTTGTTTCCTCACGCATCGGTGGCAAANAGACGCTGCTGATTGGGCTCAGCATTATTGTGGTCTTCGCGACACTCTCTGGCATGTCCAATACGGTTGATCAGCTGGTGGGGTTCCGTGCCGGGTGGGGCCTAGGTAATGCCTTGTTCGTGGCTACATCGCTGGCGGTCATGGTCGGTGTGGCCTCGGGTGGGNCGGCCACGGCGATCATTTTGTACGAGGCCGCCTTGGGTCTGGGCTTGTCCTTGGGCCCGCTCATGGGTGCACTGTTAGGCGGCTGGCAATGGCGGGCACCATTCTTTGGCACCGCCACCGCTATGGCCATTGCGTTCATCTTGCTCGTTGTCATGCTGCCCAAAACACCCTTGCCGGCCACCAAGACCAGGCTGCGAGATCCATTGGTGGCGCTGGGACACAAGGGCTTGCGGATCACAGCAGGTAGTGCACTGTTTTACAACTACGGCTTCTTCACGATCCTCGCATTCGTACCGTTCATCCTGGGCTTTAATGCCTATGGAATTGGGGCCGTGTTCTTTGGTTGGGGCGTGGCCGTAGCCGTGTTCTCCGTGTTCGTTGCACCCNTGGTGCAACGCTGGCTTGGCCCTACCCGGGCCTTGATGGGATCGCTGCTGGGCCTGATGGTGATCCTGGTAGGTCTGGCGCTCTCGGCAGGACATTCGGTGACGGCCATCGTGGTGCTGACCGTAATATCGNGGGCATTGCTGGGTATCAACAACACCTTGTTCACCGAAATGGCCATGAACGTTTCAGACTCCCCGCGCCCGGTGGCAAGTGCCGGTTATAACTTTGTGCGCTGGATGGGTGGCGCCCTGGCACCATTTATGGCCACCAAAATCGCCGAATATTCANACGCTGCGGCCACGTTCTACGTGGCCGCAGCGATGGTGCTGGTCAGCGCATTGGTGATCTTTGGAGGACGGGCATTCTTATCAGCCCACGAACCGCACAAGGTTTGA
- a CDS encoding MarR family winged helix-turn-helix transcriptional regulator: MNDVELQDFAGRYRDILRQAVFLIRSFDAEGELSTGQVSILNMIATQPQRVGSXARNCGIRVPSATEQIIKLESLGLVERIPDDSDARVVLVRLCEAGRNSLDEANAQRNVKMAEALXTLSANERLAIARALPAIAKLNNALAG; the protein is encoded by the coding sequence ATGAACGATGTTGAACTTCAAGACTTTGCCGGCCGCTATCGCGACATCTTGCGCCAAGCAGTCTTCTTGATTCGGTCCTTTGATGCCGAAGGTGAACTCAGCACAGGTCAAGTCAGCATTTTGAACATGATTGCCACGCAGCCACAGCGTGTAGGGTCANTCGCCCGCAATTGCGGTATCCGGGTGCCCAGTGCAACGGAACAAATCATCAAGCTCGAAAGCTTGGGGCTCGTGGAGCGGATCCCTGATGACTCCGATGCCCGGGTGGTCTTGGTTCGCTTATGTGAAGCCGGACGCAACAGCCTTGACGAGGCCAACGCCCAACGTAACGTCAAGATGGCGGAGGCGCTANAAACCCTCAGCGCCAACGAGCGTCTGGCCATCGCCAGAGCCCTCCCGGCCATTGCCAAACTCAATAACGCATTGGCGGGCTGA
- a CDS encoding YajQ family cyclic di-GMP-binding protein has protein sequence MASESTFDVVSKVDKQEVANALHQAQKEVVQRYDFKGVGAEIDFSGEKIMIKANSEERVMAVMDVFESKLIKRGISLKSLDAGEPYASGKEYRLEAEIVEGIAQDVAXKINKLIRDEGPKGVKSTIQGDELRVSSKSRDDLQEVMAMLRKFEDADLQFVNMR, from the coding sequence ATGGCCAGTGAGTCAACGTTCGACGTCGTTAGCAAAGTAGACAAGCAAGAGGTCGCCAACGCTCTGCACCAGGCTCAGAAGGAAGTAGTGCAGCGCTACGACTTCAAGGGCGTCGGCGCTGAAATCGATTTTAGCGGCGAGAAAATCATGATCAAGGCCAACTCCGAAGAACGCGTCATGGCCGTCATGGACGTCTTTGAGTCCAAGCTGATCAAGCGCGGTATCTCCTTGAAGTCCCTCGACGCCGGAGAGCCCTACGCTTCCGGTAAGGAGTACCGCTTGGAAGCAGAGATCGTTGAAGGCATCGCCCAAGATGTGGCGAANAAGATCAACAAACTCATCCGCGACGAAGGCCCCAAAGGTGTGAAATCAACCATTCAGGGCGACGAGCTCCGCGTAAGCTCNAAGAGCCGCGATGACCTTCAGGAAGTTATGGCCATGCTGCGCAAGTTCGAGGACGCAGACCTCCAGTTTGTGAACATGCGCTAG